Proteins encoded within one genomic window of Brenneria nigrifluens DSM 30175 = ATCC 13028:
- a CDS encoding methionine ABC transporter permease — MFPSLSIPPERYTQALVDTLTMVGVSGSIAFVAGIPLAVMLIMTSPGGLVASPRFHRVVGGVINGFRATPFIVMLVALIPFTRWVAGTTIGVWAAIVPLAISATPFFARIVEVNLREVDPGLVEAAQAMGCKKWHIVRYVYLPEALPGIVGGFTITLVALISSSAMAGAVGAGGLGDLAIRYGYQRFDSQVMVIVIAILIAMVTVVQLIGDRYSRWLRNR; from the coding sequence ATGTTCCCTTCGCTTTCCATTCCGCCTGAACGCTATACGCAAGCGTTGGTCGATACGCTGACCATGGTCGGCGTATCGGGGAGTATCGCCTTTGTCGCCGGTATTCCGCTGGCGGTGATGCTGATTATGACCTCGCCGGGCGGCTTGGTTGCCTCTCCCCGTTTCCACCGCGTGGTGGGCGGGGTGATCAACGGTTTCCGCGCCACGCCGTTTATCGTCATGCTGGTGGCGCTGATCCCGTTTACCCGTTGGGTGGCGGGCACCACCATCGGCGTGTGGGCGGCGATTGTGCCGCTGGCTATCAGCGCCACGCCGTTTTTTGCGCGCATCGTCGAGGTTAACCTGCGTGAAGTCGATCCCGGACTCGTCGAGGCGGCCCAGGCGATGGGCTGTAAAAAATGGCATATCGTGCGTTATGTCTATTTGCCGGAAGCGCTGCCGGGGATTGTCGGCGGTTTCACCATTACGCTGGTGGCGCTTATCAGCTCGTCGGCGATGGCCGGCGCGGTGGGCGCCGGAGGGCTGGGGGATCTGGCGATCCGCTATGGCTATCAGCGCTTCGACAGTCAGGTGATGGTCATCGTTATCGCCATCCTGATCGCCATGGTGACCGTGGTGCAGCTTATCGGCGACCGCTACTCCCGCTGGCTGCGCAATCGCTAG
- a CDS encoding LacI family DNA-binding transcriptional regulator, which translates to MSKRPATLRSIAEQLNVHVSTVSRVLNGDMARIASAASKETIERIRELAATLGYQPNPHAISLKTRHSREIAVLVPQLSDIVLANIYEGIDAAACEHGYTAFVANTLDRPQRQRQLAEKALARNVEGLIISDAHCTPDTDFILELEQRRIPLVLVSRRKEGLCSVTSDDGAGGRMAARHLFEQGHTRVGIIAGQAHSSNALERVIHFLNYYREQGISIPADNIIHGPFDAATGFTIGETLLDRPERPSAIFAVNDFLAIGLFGAMRNRGLIPGRDIAVIGYNDTPLAAHLQTPLTSISTCMYQQGYLAVETLLKRIAGEPVESYRFPAVMTVRASSQCRPS; encoded by the coding sequence ATGAGCAAACGCCCCGCCACATTGCGCAGTATCGCCGAACAGCTGAATGTTCATGTTTCCACCGTTTCACGCGTGCTGAATGGCGATATGGCGCGCATTGCCAGCGCGGCATCCAAGGAAACCATCGAACGTATTCGTGAATTGGCCGCCACGCTTGGCTATCAGCCCAACCCGCACGCCATCAGCCTGAAAACCCGGCATAGCCGCGAGATCGCCGTGCTGGTGCCGCAGCTGTCCGATATCGTGCTGGCGAATATTTATGAAGGCATCGACGCCGCCGCCTGCGAACACGGCTACACCGCCTTTGTCGCCAATACCCTCGATCGCCCGCAACGCCAGCGCCAGTTGGCGGAAAAAGCGCTGGCAAGAAACGTCGAAGGTTTGATCATCAGCGATGCGCACTGTACGCCGGACACGGATTTTATCCTGGAACTGGAGCAAAGGCGCATCCCGCTGGTGCTGGTCAGCCGCCGTAAAGAGGGGTTGTGCTCCGTCACCTCGGACGACGGCGCGGGCGGGCGGATGGCCGCGCGGCATCTATTCGAGCAGGGACACACGCGGGTCGGCATTATCGCCGGGCAGGCCCACAGCAGCAACGCCCTTGAACGCGTAATCCATTTTCTGAACTATTATCGTGAGCAAGGCATCAGCATTCCCGCCGACAATATCATCCACGGACCGTTCGACGCGGCGACAGGCTTTACCATCGGGGAGACCTTGCTCGATCGCCCCGAGCGCCCGAGCGCCATTTTCGCGGTTAATGACTTTCTGGCGATCGGCCTGTTCGGCGCCATGCGCAACCGTGGGCTGATCCCGGGGCGGGATATCGCCGTTATCGGCTATAACGATACCCCTCTGGCCGCGCATTTACAGACGCCGCTGACCAGTATCAGCACCTGCATGTACCAGCAGGGGTATCTGGCGGTTGAAACCTTGCTTAAACGCATCGCGGGAGAGCCCGTCGAGTCCTACCGCTTTCCCGCGGTGATGACCGTTCGGGCGAGCAGCCAGTGCCGGCCGAGCTAG
- a CDS encoding methionine ABC transporter ATP-binding protein translates to MSLAGVVMKTILDWGKTAAGAQSVAGASSDVSAPRGASGSSVTFERLSRVYPSPNKPVQALTDISLTIPAGCIFGIIGRSGAGKSSLLRTINRLERPTVGRVLIDDVDISTLDENQLVNLRRRVGMIFQHFNLLAARTVWENVALPLRVADVPQEQIERRVAELLALVGLQDKRNVYPSRLSGGQKQRVGIARALATAPDVLLCDEATSALDPETTQSILQLLRDINRRLGITIVVITHEMSVIREIAERVLVLEQGRIAELGEVWRVFGSPQHEATKALLAPLQHGVPDDLLRRLRPQPASNGDGDRIWQLSYSGEGGLEPDFTRIAQALQTPVRLVYGGMDRIQGHAHGRLLLAASAAAPLPDFTSLTQGPQAIAHQIEVIGYVPFAFHSA, encoded by the coding sequence ATGAGTCTGGCGGGCGTGGTGATGAAAACGATACTGGATTGGGGTAAAACGGCGGCGGGCGCGCAGTCTGTCGCCGGGGCGTCCTCCGACGTATCGGCGCCGCGCGGCGCATCCGGCTCTTCGGTGACCTTTGAGCGCCTTTCCCGGGTTTACCCTTCGCCGAATAAGCCGGTACAGGCATTGACGGATATCAGTCTGACCATTCCGGCGGGGTGCATTTTCGGCATTATCGGTCGCAGCGGCGCGGGCAAGTCCAGCCTGCTGCGCACCATTAACCGTCTGGAGAGGCCGACGGTCGGCAGGGTGCTTATCGACGACGTCGATATCAGTACCCTTGATGAAAACCAACTGGTGAACCTGCGCCGCCGCGTCGGCATGATTTTTCAGCATTTCAACCTGCTGGCGGCCAGAACGGTGTGGGAGAACGTGGCGTTGCCGTTGCGGGTGGCCGACGTGCCGCAGGAACAGATCGAGCGGCGCGTGGCCGAACTGCTGGCGCTGGTGGGGCTGCAGGATAAACGCAACGTCTACCCGAGCCGCCTCTCGGGCGGGCAGAAGCAGCGGGTAGGCATTGCGCGCGCCTTGGCCACCGCGCCGGACGTGTTGCTGTGCGACGAGGCCACGTCGGCGCTGGATCCGGAAACCACCCAGTCTATTCTGCAGCTGCTGCGCGATATCAATCGGCGCCTGGGCATTACCATCGTAGTGATCACCCATGAGATGAGCGTGATCCGTGAAATAGCCGAACGGGTGCTGGTGCTGGAGCAGGGGCGCATCGCCGAGTTGGGCGAGGTCTGGCGGGTTTTCGGATCGCCGCAACACGAGGCGACGAAAGCGCTGCTGGCGCCGTTGCAGCACGGCGTACCGGATGATTTGCTGCGCCGTCTGCGGCCGCAGCCGGCGTCGAACGGCGACGGCGATCGGATTTGGCAACTCTCATACAGCGGCGAAGGAGGACTGGAGCCGGATTTCACCCGCATCGCCCAGGCGCTGCAAACGCCGGTGCGTCTGGTTTATGGCGGGATGGATCGCATTCAGGGCCATGCGCACGGACGTCTGCTGCTGGCGGCGTCGGCCGCGGCGCCGCTGCCGGATTTCACCAGCCTTACGCAGGGGCCGCAGGCCATTGCGCATCAAATTGAGGTGATTGGTTATGTTCCCTTCGCTTTCCATTCCGCCTGA
- a CDS encoding ABC transporter substrate-binding protein, whose product MSYKTNRHSPRFARLTAAAALAACAWAPFSASAGTLSIAMTAADIPLTLGQPDQGYEGNRFTGITLYDALVLWDLSQGEKPSELVPGLATEWHVDPQDHTKWIFKLRPEVKFHDGTAFNADAVVWNVDKVLNKEAPQYAPAQIGNTASRMPTLRSARKIDDLTVELTTSEPDSILPFNLTNLFIVSPAAWQKDFDAVPAAVTDAAERAKQAWAAFAFHAVGTGPFKMNKLVPRQQLTLDKNPAYWDPKRIPQVDQVLLIPLPEANARTAALLSGQVDWIEAPAPDAMAQIESRGFKIYANSQPHIWPWQLSFAPGSPWLDKRVRQAANLCLNRSELKSYLGGYMQEASGTYEPGSPWYGNPSFKIRYDEDAARKLMSDAGFSAGKPVKVKVLTSASGSGQMQPLPMNEYIQQSLKNCYFDVNIVVTEWNTLFSSWRLGAKDPAAQGADAINVSAAVMDPFFGMMRFASEKTFPPVSTNWGYFTTPKIEALIEKARNTFEPKALDAAAAELHQEMVDETPFLYVAHDMAPRAISPAVSGVVQAQSWMIDLTSVAKKN is encoded by the coding sequence ATGTCATATAAAACAAACCGCCATTCTCCTCGTTTTGCCCGTTTGACCGCCGCCGCCGCGCTGGCGGCGTGCGCCTGGGCTCCGTTCTCCGCTTCCGCCGGCACGTTGAGTATCGCCATGACCGCCGCCGATATTCCTCTGACGCTGGGGCAGCCGGATCAAGGCTACGAAGGTAACCGTTTTACCGGGATTACGCTGTATGACGCGCTGGTGCTGTGGGATTTGTCGCAAGGCGAAAAGCCCAGCGAGCTGGTTCCGGGGTTGGCGACGGAGTGGCATGTGGATCCCCAGGACCATACCAAGTGGATTTTCAAACTGCGGCCGGAGGTTAAATTTCACGATGGCACCGCGTTTAATGCCGATGCGGTGGTGTGGAACGTCGACAAGGTACTGAATAAGGAGGCGCCGCAATACGCCCCGGCGCAGATCGGTAATACGGCGTCCCGCATGCCGACGCTGCGATCCGCGCGCAAGATTGACGATCTGACCGTGGAGCTGACCACCAGCGAGCCGGACTCCATTCTGCCGTTCAACCTTACCAATCTGTTTATCGTTTCCCCCGCCGCCTGGCAAAAAGACTTTGACGCGGTTCCGGCGGCGGTGACCGATGCCGCCGAGCGGGCCAAACAGGCCTGGGCGGCTTTCGCCTTTCATGCCGTCGGCACCGGCCCGTTCAAAATGAATAAGCTGGTGCCCAGGCAACAGCTTACGCTGGATAAAAACCCCGCCTACTGGGACCCCAAACGCATCCCGCAGGTGGATCAGGTCCTGCTCATCCCGCTGCCTGAGGCCAATGCGCGCACTGCCGCGTTGCTGTCCGGGCAGGTTGACTGGATCGAGGCCCCCGCGCCGGACGCGATGGCGCAGATTGAGAGCCGGGGTTTTAAAATTTACGCCAATTCGCAGCCGCATATCTGGCCGTGGCAGCTCTCTTTTGCGCCGGGATCCCCCTGGCTGGACAAGCGCGTGCGGCAGGCGGCGAACCTGTGCCTGAACCGCAGCGAACTTAAGTCCTACCTTGGCGGCTATATGCAGGAAGCCTCCGGCACCTATGAGCCAGGTTCGCCCTGGTATGGCAACCCCAGCTTCAAAATCCGCTATGACGAGGACGCCGCCCGCAAGCTGATGAGCGATGCCGGCTTCAGCGCCGGCAAGCCGGTGAAAGTGAAGGTGCTCACATCCGCTTCGGGTTCCGGTCAAATGCAGCCGCTTCCGATGAATGAATATATTCAGCAGAGCCTTAAGAACTGCTATTTCGACGTCAATATCGTGGTGACGGAGTGGAATACCCTGTTCAGCAGTTGGCGTCTGGGGGCCAAAGATCCGGCGGCGCAGGGGGCCGATGCGATTAACGTCAGCGCCGCGGTGATGGATCCCTTCTTCGGTATGATGCGTTTCGCCAGTGAAAAAACCTTCCCGCCGGTCTCAACCAACTGGGGCTATTTCACCACCCCGAAAATCGAGGCGCTGATCGAGAAAGCGCGCAACACCTTTGAGCCGAAAGCGCTGGACGCCGCCGCCGCCGAACTGCATCAGGAAATGGTCGATGAAACGCCCTTTTTGTACGTCGCCCACGATATGGCGCCCCGGGCGATATCGCCCGCGGTCAGCGGCGTGGTGCAGGCCCAGAGCTGGATGATCGACCTTACCTCGGTGGCGAAGAAGAACTGA